A window of the Salvelinus fontinalis isolate EN_2023a chromosome 26, ASM2944872v1, whole genome shotgun sequence genome harbors these coding sequences:
- the LOC129823884 gene encoding stress-associated endoplasmic reticulum protein 1 encodes MVAKQRIRMANEKHSKNITQRGNVAKSTRNPQDDKVAVGPWLLALFIFVVCGSAIFQIIQSIRMGM; translated from the exons ATGGTCGCCAAACAGAGGATTCGTATGGCCAACGAAAAACACAGCAAGAATATCACGCAAAGAGGCAACGTAGCCAAATCTACG AGAAACCCTCAAGATGATAAGGTGGCTGTGGGACCCTGGCTGTTGGCCCTCTTTATCTTTGTTGTGTGTGGATCAG CTATCTTCCAGATCATTCAGAGCATTCGGATGGGCATGTAG